The following proteins come from a genomic window of Iamia sp. SCSIO 61187:
- the secE gene encoding preprotein translocase subunit SecE produces the protein MAMNREQKRLLQKQGALDSEGQPKAQRRAPSAPRPKEQRTKPRQFVREVRAEMRKVNWPTRAETTNYSIIVFITIVVLTALIAGVDFGLAKAVLWIYDA, from the coding sequence ATGGCGATGAACCGTGAACAGAAGCGCCTCCTGCAGAAGCAGGGCGCGCTCGACAGCGAGGGCCAGCCCAAGGCCCAGCGCCGCGCCCCCTCCGCCCCGCGCCCCAAGGAGCAGCGCACCAAGCCGCGCCAGTTCGTGCGCGAGGTCCGCGCCGAGATGCGCAAGGTCAACTGGCCCACCCGGGCCGAGACGACCAACTACTCCATCATCGTCTTCATCACCATCGTGGTCCTCACCGCGCTGATCGCGGGTGTCGACTTCGGACTGGCCAAGGCCGTCCTGTGGATCTACGACGCGTGA